Below is a genomic region from Staphylococcus carnosus.
TGTAATGAGAAATCAACCTAATGATTTTATCATCGTTACATTTAATCATGGTAAAGTTTATAAGTGTAAAATAATCTCTATACATAATGAAGAGATAGAAATTGAATTAAATGAAGAACTTAATTCTGATACTGAACTACCAGTTGAGGTTACAATTTGCAGTGGCTTATTAAAAGCTGACAAATATGAATGGTTACTACAAAAATGTACTGAACTTGGAGCTTCTCATTTTATTCCTGTACAAATGGATCGGTCTATTGTGAAACTGAACCAAAACAAAATCGAGAAAAAATTAGTAAGATGGAATAAAATTGTTAAAGAAGCAGCTGAACAAAGTTACCGTCTAATTATACCTACATTCGAATTTATATCGAATTTAAAGCAAGTATATGTTAATATAGATAAATATGATTATGTGCTTGTCGCATACGAAGATGCTGCAAAAGAAGGAGAAATTAGTCAATTAAAAAAGACACTGCAACAATTCCAAAGTGGCAATCGTATTTTAATAGTTTTTGGTCCAGAAGGTGGGCTAAGTGAAGAAGAAGTTGCATTATTCCAAGGAAATAGTGAAATAGTTGGTCTAGGCAAACGGATTCTTCGAGCTGAAACTGCTCCATTGTATGCGTTAAGTGCTATAAGTTATGAAAAAGAATTAATGGGGTGAAAATGATGTCAACAGTAGCTTTTCATACCTTAGGTTGTAAAGTTAACCATTATGAAACTGAAGCGATTTGGCAATTATTTAAAGATGCTGGTTATGATCGTGTAGAATTCGATACTAACGCCGATGTCTTTGTTATAAATACATGTACTGTAACGAATACTGGAGATAAAAAGAGTAGACAAATTATAAGACGAGCTATTCGAAAAAATCCAGATGCGGTTGTTTGTGTTACAGGTTGTTATGCACAAACGTCGTCTGCTGAAATAATGGAAATTCCTGGGGTCGACGTTGTTGTAGGTACACAAGACCGTACAAAACTACTTGATTATATTGAAGAATTTAAGGTTGAACGCCAACCTATTAATGGTGTTGGAAATATTATGAAAAATAGAAAATATGAAGAATTAGAAGTGCCATACTTTACTGATAGAACACGTGCTTCTCTTAAAATACAAGAAGGTTGTAATAACTTCTGTACTTTTTGTATAATTCCTTGGGCACGCGGTTTAATGCGATCTAGAGATCCTGAAAAAGTAGTTGAACAAGCAACAACATTAGTGAATTCTGGATACAAAGAGATTGTACTAACAGGTATTCATACAGGTGGTTATGGTCAAGATTTGAAAGATTATAATTTAGCTCAATTATTACGTGATCTTGAAACAATTGATGGACTCGAGCGTATTAGAATTTCTTCAATTGAAGCTAGTCAATTAACTGATGAAGTTATTAATGTTATTTCAAATTCTAATAAAGTAGTACGTCATCTGCATGTACCACTTCAATCAGGTTCAGATAGTGTTCTTAAAAGAATGCGAAGAAAATATTCAATGGCGCATTTTTCCGAACGCCTGATGAAATTACATGAAGCATTGCCTGGGTTAGCTGTTACAAGTGATGTTATTGTAGGATTCCCTGGAGAAACAGAAGAAGAATTCCAAGAAACATATGATTTCATTTTAAAACATCACTTTTCTGAACTGCATGTTTTCCCTTATTCTGCACGTACTGGTACACCGGCGGCTAGAATGGATGACCAAATTGATGAAAGTATTAAAAATGAACGTGTTCATAAACTAATTGAATTAAGCAATCAGTTAGCTAAAGAATATGCTTCTCATTTTGAAAATGAAGTATTAGAAGTAATACCAGAAGAAGCTGGAGAAGCACCTGGTACTCTTGTTGGGTATGCCGATAATTACATGAAAGTTGAATTTGAAGGTGACGATTCATTAATAGGAGAGTTGGTTCGTGTTAAAATTACACAAGCTGGATATCCATTGAATCAAGGACATGTAGTTAGAGTTATTGACCATGCATCTAACCGTAGTGAATTTACTGCTATTATTTAAGATTCAAAAAATTAATTATTCTAATTGACCCCAACTATCATATATATTATACTTATGAATGCGTAGCATATAGTTATGCTATGTATATGAAAATAAAGTTCCGTTGATATTTGGAGGGAGGGAAATACAGATGTCTAAAACAGTAGTCCGTAAAAACGAATCACTTGAAGATGCTTTACGCCGTTTCAAACGCTCAGTTTCAAAAAGCGGTACAATTCAAGAAGTACGTAAACGTGAATTTTACGAAAAACCAAGTGTTAAACGTAAAAAGAAATCAGAAGCTGCACGTAAACGTAAATTTAAATAATTGATATGTCTGTTGA
It encodes:
- a CDS encoding 16S rRNA (uracil(1498)-N(3))-methyltransferase, coding for MQRYFINQNADINQRFFITEKEDIHHISTVMRNQPNDFIIVTFNHGKVYKCKIISIHNEEIEIELNEELNSDTELPVEVTICSGLLKADKYEWLLQKCTELGASHFIPVQMDRSIVKLNQNKIEKKLVRWNKIVKEAAEQSYRLIIPTFEFISNLKQVYVNIDKYDYVLVAYEDAAKEGEISQLKKTLQQFQSGNRILIVFGPEGGLSEEEVALFQGNSEIVGLGKRILRAETAPLYALSAISYEKELMG
- the mtaB gene encoding tRNA (N(6)-L-threonylcarbamoyladenosine(37)-C(2))-methylthiotransferase MtaB, which gives rise to MSTVAFHTLGCKVNHYETEAIWQLFKDAGYDRVEFDTNADVFVINTCTVTNTGDKKSRQIIRRAIRKNPDAVVCVTGCYAQTSSAEIMEIPGVDVVVGTQDRTKLLDYIEEFKVERQPINGVGNIMKNRKYEELEVPYFTDRTRASLKIQEGCNNFCTFCIIPWARGLMRSRDPEKVVEQATTLVNSGYKEIVLTGIHTGGYGQDLKDYNLAQLLRDLETIDGLERIRISSIEASQLTDEVINVISNSNKVVRHLHVPLQSGSDSVLKRMRRKYSMAHFSERLMKLHEALPGLAVTSDVIVGFPGETEEEFQETYDFILKHHFSELHVFPYSARTGTPAARMDDQIDESIKNERVHKLIELSNQLAKEYASHFENEVLEVIPEEAGEAPGTLVGYADNYMKVEFEGDDSLIGELVRVKITQAGYPLNQGHVVRVIDHASNRSEFTAII
- the rpsU gene encoding 30S ribosomal protein S21; translated protein: MSKTVVRKNESLEDALRRFKRSVSKSGTIQEVRKREFYEKPSVKRKKKSEAARKRKFK